A window of Auraticoccus monumenti contains these coding sequences:
- a CDS encoding maleylpyruvate isomerase family mycothiol-dependent enzyme — MDVFSAIADERRGMADLLSGLTDEQFRTQSLCSGWSVQEVAAHLVVPLEVSTPRFVLAIMGAGGSFDRANTRLARQHGQRPVGDLVEVLRRRAGSRWTPPGAGPEAPLTDLLVHGLDIRWPLQLSRRLPAERACASLTFLTTRAGRGLTPKGALDGLRFEAEDVDWSHGDGPAVRGSAESVLLAMTGRTVALDHLTGEGSATLRARLA; from the coding sequence GTGGACGTCTTCAGCGCGATCGCCGACGAGCGTCGCGGCATGGCCGACCTGCTGTCGGGGCTCACCGACGAGCAGTTCCGGACCCAGAGCCTGTGCAGCGGGTGGAGCGTGCAGGAGGTGGCGGCGCACCTCGTCGTCCCCCTCGAGGTGAGCACCCCCAGGTTCGTGCTGGCCATCATGGGCGCCGGGGGGAGCTTCGACCGGGCCAACACCCGTCTGGCACGACAGCACGGGCAGCGACCGGTCGGCGATCTCGTCGAGGTGCTGCGGCGGAGGGCCGGCTCGAGGTGGACGCCTCCGGGCGCGGGTCCGGAGGCCCCGCTCACCGACCTGCTGGTGCACGGCCTCGACATCCGCTGGCCCCTGCAGCTCAGCCGTCGGCTCCCGGCCGAGCGGGCGTGCGCCTCTCTCACCTTCCTCACCACCCGGGCCGGTCGCGGGCTCACCCCGAAGGGTGCGCTGGACGGGTTGCGGTTCGAGGCCGAGGACGTCGACTGGTCCCACGGCGACGGGCCCGCGGTCCGGGGGAGTGCGGAGTCGGTGCTGCTGGCCATGACGGGCCGCACCGTGGCACTCGACCACCTGACCGGCGAGGGATCGGCGACGTTGCGAGCACGGCTGGCGTGA
- a CDS encoding DUF421 domain-containing protein, translating into MLFDTWYDLLRILAMGVAAYVALLLLLRVSGKRTLSKLNAFDFVITVALGSTLATVLLSSTVSLAEGLLALALLVALQWGVAFASSRSRRVERLVKTEPALLYRQGFLTGAMRRERVTADELRQAARASGHADLEEVAAVVLETDGTLSVLTSAPASLQGAPQPGDDPA; encoded by the coding sequence ATGCTCTTCGACACCTGGTACGACCTGCTCCGCATCCTCGCGATGGGGGTGGCGGCCTACGTCGCCCTGCTGCTCCTCCTGCGTGTCTCGGGGAAGCGGACGCTGTCCAAGCTCAACGCCTTCGACTTCGTCATCACGGTCGCGCTGGGCTCGACCCTGGCCACGGTCCTCCTCTCCAGCACCGTCTCCCTCGCCGAGGGGCTGCTCGCCCTGGCCCTGCTCGTCGCGCTGCAGTGGGGGGTGGCGTTCGCCTCCTCACGCAGCCGGCGGGTGGAGCGCCTGGTCAAGACCGAGCCGGCCCTGCTCTACCGCCAGGGGTTCCTGACGGGCGCCATGCGCAGGGAGCGGGTGACCGCGGACGAGCTGCGACAGGCGGCTCGTGCCTCGGGTCACGCGGACCTCGAGGAGGTCGCCGCCGTCGTCCTGGAGACCGACGGCACGCTGAGCGTCCTGACCAGCGCACCCGCCTCGTTGCAGGGGGCACCGCAGCCCGGGGACGACCCCGCCTGA
- the nhaA gene encoding Na+/H+ antiporter NhaA, whose protein sequence is MRSTPAQRRPLFPRGSWREVSRIGTVLQRETVGGSLLLAATVVALVWANSPWSSAYSDLRDLTVGPDALHLHLSLGTWAADGLLAIFFFVAGLELKRQFVAGDLRDPRRAAVPVVAAVGGMAVPALLFTLVNLRAGGDALQGWAIPTATDIAFALAVLAVVSTHLPAGLRTFLLTLAVVDDLLAITIIAIFYTRELHPLLLLLALVPLALFGLLVQKRVRSWWLLIPLAVLTWSLVHASGVHATVAGVLLAFTVPVLRSQAAGGPEAGPGMAEHLEHKVRPLSAGFAVPVFAFFAAGVTVGGFSGLADALSDTVALGIVVGLVAGKTIGVLGATFLMSRFTRATLDEGLRWVDVLGLAVLAGIGFTVSLLIGDLAYGAGSERDEHVKVGVLVGSLTAALVAAVILRLRNRTYRRLCAEEEHDTDSDGVPDVYETDAHR, encoded by the coding sequence ATGCGCAGCACACCTGCCCAGCGACGCCCGCTCTTCCCCCGTGGCTCCTGGCGAGAGGTGTCACGGATCGGGACGGTCCTGCAGCGGGAGACCGTCGGCGGGTCGTTGCTGCTCGCCGCCACCGTGGTCGCGCTGGTCTGGGCCAACTCGCCGTGGTCGTCGGCCTACAGCGACCTCCGGGACCTCACCGTCGGCCCGGACGCCCTCCACCTGCACCTGAGTCTGGGCACCTGGGCCGCCGACGGGTTGCTCGCGATCTTCTTCTTCGTCGCCGGTCTCGAGCTCAAGCGCCAGTTCGTGGCCGGTGACCTCCGGGACCCGCGTCGCGCCGCCGTGCCCGTCGTGGCCGCGGTGGGTGGGATGGCGGTGCCGGCGCTGCTGTTCACGCTGGTCAACCTCCGCGCCGGCGGTGACGCCCTGCAGGGGTGGGCCATCCCCACGGCCACCGACATCGCCTTCGCGCTCGCCGTCCTGGCCGTGGTCTCCACCCACCTGCCGGCCGGTCTGCGGACCTTCCTGCTCACCCTCGCCGTGGTCGACGACCTGCTGGCCATCACCATCATCGCCATCTTCTACACCCGCGAGCTGCACCCGCTGCTCCTGCTGCTCGCCCTGGTGCCGCTGGCCCTGTTCGGGCTGCTGGTGCAGAAGCGGGTCCGGTCGTGGTGGCTGCTCATCCCGCTCGCCGTGCTCACCTGGTCGCTGGTGCACGCCTCCGGGGTGCACGCCACGGTCGCGGGCGTGCTGCTGGCCTTCACCGTCCCCGTCCTCCGCAGCCAGGCCGCCGGGGGACCCGAGGCCGGGCCGGGCATGGCCGAGCACCTCGAGCACAAGGTCCGGCCGCTGTCGGCCGGGTTCGCGGTGCCCGTCTTCGCCTTCTTCGCCGCCGGCGTCACCGTCGGCGGGTTCTCCGGGCTCGCCGACGCACTCTCCGACACCGTCGCGCTGGGCATCGTCGTGGGTCTGGTCGCGGGCAAGACGATCGGTGTCCTCGGTGCCACCTTCCTGATGTCCCGCTTCACCAGGGCGACCCTGGACGAGGGCCTTCGCTGGGTCGACGTGCTCGGCCTCGCGGTCCTCGCCGGGATCGGCTTCACCGTGTCCCTGCTGATCGGCGACCTCGCCTACGGCGCGGGCAGCGAGCGGGACGAGCACGTCAAGGTGGGGGTCCTGGTGGGGTCCCTGACCGCCGCGCTCGTCGCCGCAGTCATCCTGCGCCTCCGCAACCGCACCTACCGCCGCCTCTGCGCCGAGGAGGAGCACGACACCGACAGCGACGGCGTCCCCGACGTCTACGAGACCGACGCCCACCGCTGA
- a CDS encoding PP2C family protein-serine/threonine phosphatase: MLQFRSVVRTDVGVRNHNEDSAFAGSSLLMVADGVGGAAAGEIASSSATYVASAAALMEGRRVAAAELLTRALTFANRQIHTDATDRADRHRMATTATAVLSDGLTVALGHVGDSRAYRFRAGRLTQLTRDDSLLQEMLDAGVVRPEDARSYPHRNVITRSLGQDEDVELVITPLELVAGDRLLLCSDGVTDVLEDVQLADALTLDLDAAAERVVAEALALGSRDNITCVVAEVVDREWVRPWGTVAGAGWDPTNLIDAAAVRWGAGSGPGTVLTGR, from the coding sequence ATGCTGCAGTTCAGATCCGTCGTGCGGACCGACGTCGGGGTGCGGAACCACAACGAGGACTCCGCCTTCGCCGGTTCCTCGCTGCTCATGGTCGCCGACGGGGTGGGTGGGGCCGCCGCCGGGGAGATCGCCTCGTCGAGCGCCACCTACGTCGCCAGCGCGGCCGCGCTGATGGAGGGCAGGAGGGTCGCCGCCGCCGAGCTGCTGACGCGGGCCCTGACCTTCGCCAACCGCCAGATCCACACCGACGCGACCGACCGCGCCGATCGGCACCGGATGGCGACCACGGCCACCGCCGTCCTCAGCGACGGCCTCACCGTCGCCCTCGGCCACGTGGGCGACTCCAGGGCCTACCGGTTCCGGGCCGGACGCCTCACCCAGCTCACCCGTGACGACAGCCTGCTGCAGGAGATGCTCGACGCCGGCGTGGTGCGACCCGAGGACGCCCGCAGCTACCCCCACCGCAACGTCATCACCCGCTCGCTCGGCCAGGACGAGGACGTCGAGCTGGTGATCACCCCACTGGAGCTGGTGGCCGGTGACCGGCTGCTGCTGTGCAGCGACGGGGTCACCGACGTCCTCGAGGACGTCCAGCTCGCGGACGCCCTGACCCTGGACCTCGACGCGGCCGCCGAGCGCGTCGTGGCCGAGGCGCTGGCCCTGGGCAGCCGCGACAACATCACCTGCGTGGTGGCCGAGGTGGTGGACCGGGAGTGGGTCAGGCCCTGGGGGACCGTGGCCGGGGCGGGCTGGGACCCGACCAACCTGATCGACGCTGCAGCGGTTCGCTGGGGCGCCGGCTCCGGCCCCGGGACGGTGCTGACCGGCCGATGA
- a CDS encoding SDR family NAD(P)-dependent oxidoreductase produces MSEQRDEKSVVVVTGASAGIGRGAAVEIAARGSGVVVTYNSRPAGAEETVATIRAAGGSAVALPLDVGRSETFPEFRAALSSVLESEWGTQRVQALVNNAGFGGGVAFEEMTEDAFDRYYRVLLRGPYFLTQTLLPLLADGGAVLMTSSSSARPGDTEPGYSGYAAMKGALVVATRFLAKELSHRSIRVNSISPGPTRTRLGDDAFERFPAIIEGLAAKTALGRIGEPEDIGRVIAFLVSDDAAWITGEDLQVSGGYAL; encoded by the coding sequence ATGAGCGAACAGCGAGATGAGAAGTCCGTCGTCGTGGTGACGGGTGCCAGCGCCGGGATCGGACGCGGGGCCGCCGTGGAGATCGCAGCCCGGGGCTCCGGGGTCGTGGTCACCTACAACTCCCGCCCCGCAGGAGCTGAGGAGACGGTCGCGACGATCCGTGCGGCGGGCGGCAGCGCGGTGGCCCTGCCCCTCGACGTCGGGCGGAGCGAGACCTTTCCCGAGTTCAGGGCGGCGTTGTCCAGCGTCCTGGAGAGCGAGTGGGGCACGCAGCGGGTGCAGGCGCTCGTCAACAACGCAGGTTTCGGTGGCGGCGTCGCCTTCGAGGAGATGACCGAGGACGCCTTCGACCGCTACTACCGGGTGCTGCTGCGGGGACCGTACTTCCTCACCCAGACGCTGCTCCCCCTGCTCGCCGACGGCGGCGCGGTCCTGATGACCTCCAGCAGCTCGGCGCGACCCGGGGACACCGAGCCGGGCTACTCCGGCTACGCCGCCATGAAGGGCGCGCTGGTCGTCGCGACCCGCTTCCTGGCCAAGGAGCTGAGCCACCGCTCCATCCGCGTGAACTCGATCTCCCCCGGACCGACCCGGACCCGTCTCGGTGACGACGCGTTCGAGCGCTTCCCCGCCATCATCGAGGGGCTCGCGGCCAAGACCGCCCTGGGTCGCATCGGGGAGCCGGAGGACATCGGTCGCGTGATCGCCTTCCTGGTCTCCGACGACGCGGCCTGGATCACCGGGGAGGACCTGCAGGTCTCCGGGGGCTACGCCCTCTGA